The Aquila chrysaetos chrysaetos chromosome 6, bAquChr1.4, whole genome shotgun sequence genome window below encodes:
- the ACTRT2 gene encoding actin-related protein T2 isoform X1, producing the protein MLETASSTSPKNLPSHGDRPVKGKGQECHSGEPSALQRMFDPSVLDVPAVIFDNGSGLFKAGIAGDSSPRSVFTAIVGRSKVKATMLGAGQKECYIGEEAQSKRGVLSLNYPIDHGIVTCWDDMERIWRHVYDYELRIKASERPVLLTEAPLNPLQNREKMTEIMFEGFMVPAMYVAVQATLALYASARITGIVMDSGDGVTHTVPIYEGYCLSHAVSRLDIAGRDITEYFMKLLLESGHTFVSTAEREIVRDIKEKLCYVALDPVQEMKARPEEIMKEYRLPDSNIIQIGNQLFRAPETLFVPANIGVEAPGVHKMIFNSIMKCDIDVRRNLYGNILLSGGSTLFPGLEERILKEMKLQVPAGMFVRIIAPPERKYCVWIGASILTCLTSFKQMWVTVSDYKDFGAAVVHRKWTAPILPRMSDSAAAGTRAVIFDIGSGQCKAGLSGEQAPRSVISTVVGYPKFKLVMFGVRHKDCYIGEEAQSKRGILSFTYPMENGVVTSWDDMEKIWRYLYEQELKIKPSERPALLTETALNPSWHREKMAETMFESFQVPALFVTLQALTALYACARTTGLVLDSGDSVTVTVPVYKGCYLLHSITRRDFAGRGVTKYLARLLSETGHSFVSTAEREIVRDMKEKLCYVALDPSQNMQEKPEKLTCEYVLPDGRAVKVGDQLFRAPETLFVPSEAEIPGPGVGRMVLQSIAKCREHIQPDMLQNVLLSGGSTLFRGFKERLLKELQTGIPNTTHVKIISPQDRMYSVWIGASILASLRTFRNMWVTREDYDEVGPTVLQRKCF; encoded by the exons ATGTTGGAAACAGCAAGCTCTACATCCCCGAAAAACTTGCCTAGCCATGGTGACCGGCCTGTAAAAGGGAAGGGGCAAGAGTGCCACTCTGGGGAGCCGTCAGCTCTGCAAAGAATGTTTGACCCCAGTGTTTTGGATGTCCCGGCTGTAATCTTTGACAATGGGTCCGGGTTATTCAAAGCGGGTATCGCAGGTGACAGCAGCCCAAGGTCTGTCTTTACAGCAATTGTTGGTCGCTCAAAAGTCAAAGCTACGATGCTGGGAGCGGGACAGAAAGAATGTTACATCGGAGAAGAAGCTCAGTCCAAAAGAGGGGTCCTGTCTTTGAATTATCCAATTGACCATGGCATAGTTACCTGCTGGGATGATATGGAAAGGATCTGGAGACACGTCTATGACTATGAGCTGAGAATCAAAGCCAGTGAAAGGCCGGTGCTGCTGACTGAAGCCCCCCTCAATCCTCTGCAGAACCGGGAAAAAATGACAGAGATCATGTTCGAAGGCTTCATGGTGCCAGCTATGTACGTTGCAGTCCAGGCAACTCTGGCACTCTATGCGTCGGCCCGTATTACTGGAATAGTCATGGACAGCGGGGATGGTGTTACCCACACTGTCCCCATATATGAAGGATACTGTTTATCCCATGCTGTCTCCAGGCTGGATATTGCTGGCCGGGATATCACGGAATATTTTATGAAGCTTCTTTTGGAGAGTGGACACACTTTTGTTAGCACAGCTGAAAGGGAAATCGTGAGAGATATCAAAGAGAAGTTGTGCTACGTAGCCTTAGACCCCGtccaagaaatgaaagcaaggcCAGAAGAAATCATGAAAGAATACAGATTGCCTGACAGCAATATCATCCAGATAGGCAACCAGCTCTTTCGTGCACCAGAGACCCTTTTCGTGCCTGCAAACATTGGAGTTGAAGCTCCCGGTGTGCACAAAATGATCTTCAACAGCATCATGAAGTGCGACATCGACGTGCGCAGGAATCTTTACGGCAACATCCTGCTCTCAGGTGGGTCCACGCTCTTTCCCGGCCTGGAGGAACGGATCCTGAAGGAGATGAAGCTGCAAGTGCCCGCTGGCATGTTTGTGAGGATCATCGCACCCCCTGAGAGAAAATACTGCGTGTGGATTGGGGCCTCCATCCTCACCTGCCTGACGTCTTTCAAACAAATGTGGGTCACCGTGAGCGATTACAAGGATTTTGGGGCAGCTGTCGTTCACCGAAAAT GGACAGCACCCATCCTGCCCAGGATGTCTGACTCGGCGGCGGCAGGGACCCGCGCGGTGATTTTTGACATCGGCTCTGGACAGTGTAAGGCTGGTCTGTCAGGGGAACAGGCGCCCCGTTCGGTTATATCTACTGTTGTGGGATACCCCAAATTCAAACTTGTCATGTTTGGGGTGAGACATAAAGACTGCTATATCGGGGAAGAAGCCCAGTCCAAAAGGGGCATTTTGTCTTTCACTTACCCGATGGAAAATGGGGTAGTTACGTCCTGGGACGACATGGAGAAGATTTGGAGATATCTGTACGAACAAGAACTCAAAATTAAACCGAGTGAGAGGCCAGCCCTGCTGACCGAGACTGCTCTCAATCCTTCGTGGCATCGAGAAAAAATGGCTGAGACAATGTTCGAAAGCTTCCAGGTGCCTGCCCTTTTCGTGACTCTGCAGGCGCTAACAGCCCTGTACGCCTGTGCCCGCACAACTGGACTAGTCCTGGACAGTGGCGACAGTGTCACCGTCACGGTCCCGGTCTACAAAGGCTGTTACCTGCTACACAGCATTACCAGACGGGATTTTGCAGGCAGAGGTGTAACCAAATACCTTGCTAGGCTCCTCTCGGAGACCGGGCACTCCTTCGTaagcacagcagagagagaaattgtCAGGGATATGAAGGAGAAGCTGTGCTATGTTGCTTTAGATCCTAGCCAAAATATGCAGGAAAAGCCTGAAAAACTTACGTGCGAGTACGTTCTCCCTGACGGAAGGGCTGTCAAGGTAGGAGACCAGCTATTCCGAGCTCCTGAAACACTTTTTGTGCCCTCAGAGGCAGAAATCCCAGGGCCAGGGGTTGGGAGGATGGTCCTCCAGAGCATCGCCAAGTGTCGTGAGCATATCCAGCCCGACATGCTACAGAACGTGCTGCTATCGGGCGGATCGACTCTTTTCCGAGGTTTCAAGGAGAGGCTTCTGAAGGAGCTCCAGACAGGAATTCCCAACACAACTCATGTCAAGATCATCTCACCGCAAGATCGGATGTACTCTGTGTGGATCGGTGCTTCCATCCTTGCCAGCTTAAGAACGTTTAGGAATATGTGGGTTACCAGGGAAGACTATGATGAGGTTGGACCAACAGTACTccagagaaaatgcttttga
- the ACTRT2 gene encoding actin-related protein T2 isoform X2 gives MVKLHWPYPGKCLGSAIVGRSKVKATMLGAGQKECYIGEEAQSKRGVLSLNYPIDHGIVTCWDDMERIWRHVYDYELRIKASERPVLLTEAPLNPLQNREKMTEIMFEGFMVPAMYVAVQATLALYASARITGIVMDSGDGVTHTVPIYEGYCLSHAVSRLDIAGRDITEYFMKLLLESGHTFVSTAEREIVRDIKEKLCYVALDPVQEMKARPEEIMKEYRLPDSNIIQIGNQLFRAPETLFVPANIGVEAPGVHKMIFNSIMKCDIDVRRNLYGNILLSGGSTLFPGLEERILKEMKLQVPAGMFVRIIAPPERKYCVWIGASILTCLTSFKQMWVTVSDYKDFGAAVVHRKCF, from the exons ATGGTAAAGCTACACTGGCCATATCCAGGGAAGTGTCTGGGATCAG CAATTGTTGGTCGCTCAAAAGTCAAAGCTACGATGCTGGGAGCGGGACAGAAAGAATGTTACATCGGAGAAGAAGCTCAGTCCAAAAGAGGGGTCCTGTCTTTGAATTATCCAATTGACCATGGCATAGTTACCTGCTGGGATGATATGGAAAGGATCTGGAGACACGTCTATGACTATGAGCTGAGAATCAAAGCCAGTGAAAGGCCGGTGCTGCTGACTGAAGCCCCCCTCAATCCTCTGCAGAACCGGGAAAAAATGACAGAGATCATGTTCGAAGGCTTCATGGTGCCAGCTATGTACGTTGCAGTCCAGGCAACTCTGGCACTCTATGCGTCGGCCCGTATTACTGGAATAGTCATGGACAGCGGGGATGGTGTTACCCACACTGTCCCCATATATGAAGGATACTGTTTATCCCATGCTGTCTCCAGGCTGGATATTGCTGGCCGGGATATCACGGAATATTTTATGAAGCTTCTTTTGGAGAGTGGACACACTTTTGTTAGCACAGCTGAAAGGGAAATCGTGAGAGATATCAAAGAGAAGTTGTGCTACGTAGCCTTAGACCCCGtccaagaaatgaaagcaaggcCAGAAGAAATCATGAAAGAATACAGATTGCCTGACAGCAATATCATCCAGATAGGCAACCAGCTCTTTCGTGCACCAGAGACCCTTTTCGTGCCTGCAAACATTGGAGTTGAAGCTCCCGGTGTGCACAAAATGATCTTCAACAGCATCATGAAGTGCGACATCGACGTGCGCAGGAATCTTTACGGCAACATCCTGCTCTCAGGTGGGTCCACGCTCTTTCCCGGCCTGGAGGAACGGATCCTGAAGGAGATGAAGCTGCAAGTGCCCGCTGGCATGTTTGTGAGGATCATCGCACCCCCTGAGAGAAAATACTGCGTGTGGATTGGGGCCTCCATCCTCACCTGCCTGACGTCTTTCAAACAAATGTGGGTCACCGTGAGCGATTACAAGGATTTTGGGGCAGCTGTCGTTCACCGAAAATGCTTTTGA
- the ACTRT2 gene encoding actin-related protein T2 isoform X3, whose product MSDSAAAGTRAVIFDIGSGQCKAGLSGEQAPRSVISTVVGYPKFKLIWRYLYEQELKIKPSERPALLTETALNPSWHREKMAETMFESFQVPALFVTLQALTALYACARTTGLVLDSGDSVTVTVPVYKGCYLLHSITRRDFAGRGVTKYLARLLSETGHSFVSTAEREIVRDMKEKLCYVALDPSQNMQEKPEKLTCEYVLPDGRAVKVGDQLFRAPETLFVPSEAEIPGPGVGRMVLQSIAKCREHIQPDMLQNVLLSGGSTLFRGFKERLLKELQTGIPNTTHVKIISPQDRMYSVWIGASILASLRTFRNMWVTREDYDEVGPTVLQRKCF is encoded by the exons ATGTCTGACTCGGCGGCGGCAGGGACCCGCGCGGTGATTTTTGACATCGGCTCTGGACAGTGTAAGGCTGGTCTGTCAGGGGAACAGGCGCCCCGTTCGGTTATATCTACTGTTGTGGGATACCCCAAATTCAAACTT ATTTGGAGATATCTGTACGAACAAGAACTCAAAATTAAACCGAGTGAGAGGCCAGCCCTGCTGACCGAGACTGCTCTCAATCCTTCGTGGCATCGAGAAAAAATGGCTGAGACAATGTTCGAAAGCTTCCAGGTGCCTGCCCTTTTCGTGACTCTGCAGGCGCTAACAGCCCTGTACGCCTGTGCCCGCACAACTGGACTAGTCCTGGACAGTGGCGACAGTGTCACCGTCACGGTCCCGGTCTACAAAGGCTGTTACCTGCTACACAGCATTACCAGACGGGATTTTGCAGGCAGAGGTGTAACCAAATACCTTGCTAGGCTCCTCTCGGAGACCGGGCACTCCTTCGTaagcacagcagagagagaaattgtCAGGGATATGAAGGAGAAGCTGTGCTATGTTGCTTTAGATCCTAGCCAAAATATGCAGGAAAAGCCTGAAAAACTTACGTGCGAGTACGTTCTCCCTGACGGAAGGGCTGTCAAGGTAGGAGACCAGCTATTCCGAGCTCCTGAAACACTTTTTGTGCCCTCAGAGGCAGAAATCCCAGGGCCAGGGGTTGGGAGGATGGTCCTCCAGAGCATCGCCAAGTGTCGTGAGCATATCCAGCCCGACATGCTACAGAACGTGCTGCTATCGGGCGGATCGACTCTTTTCCGAGGTTTCAAGGAGAGGCTTCTGAAGGAGCTCCAGACAGGAATTCCCAACACAACTCATGTCAAGATCATCTCACCGCAAGATCGGATGTACTCTGTGTGGATCGGTGCTTCCATCCTTGCCAGCTTAAGAACGTTTAGGAATATGTGGGTTACCAGGGAAGACTATGATGAGGTTGGACCAACAGTACTccagagaaaatgcttttga